A single window of Coffea eugenioides isolate CCC68of chromosome 7, Ceug_1.0, whole genome shotgun sequence DNA harbors:
- the LOC113777466 gene encoding filament-like plant protein 3, whose translation MDRRSWLWRRKSSEKSPTGETDSSGSISSYSERFSDDQALLNNNIQSPEVISKATTPSIEELHDNMKALSDKLSEALVNLRAKEDLVKQHAKVAEEAVSGWEKAEAEVLVLKRRAEALTQENLALEERVGNLDSALKECLRQLRQAKEEQEQKINEAVAHKIVEWESAKAELENQLVNLQTKLQNAETEAVTSTFPDLCIKLEAAENKNAVLKLELLSKDKELKLRTSERDLSVHAAETASKQHLESIKKVARLEAECRRLKMLNRKGATVNDHRSLASFTDSLSDCGDRLSAVDNESCKMSGLELNDYEPGLSDLSASISISELNQFKNEKPLGRNFMVPSDELHLMNDFLEMERLAALPEAEEESCPDSGSDNRVNILKTELEAMINRTAELEEKLEKMEEEKVQLKMSLTECQHQLEASRYQLEETETKLTELRIQLVMANEGRRTVEAEVESTNKQLEKFMEEIAKAEVTILDLKSELSMANEAKSAAEMDVKATSEKLMKSTKLLEETEINLSEVSAQLANANKSNKKTEAELEATNIKKEVAESRVKALQLELQMLRSSICNLEEDIQKERALSDEAFANCQKLNAEILQLKSKSQLWKAATTGEVKINQEKELALAASKFAECQKTIASLGQQLSSLAKFEDFFIDSGIPIEIS comes from the exons ATGGACCGGAGAAGTTGGCTTTGGAGGAGGAAATCTTCAGAGAAGAGTCCCACTGGGGAAACAGACAGCTCTGGATCCATATCATCGTATTCCGAAAGATTCTCTGATGATCAG GCACTTTTGAATAATAATATTCAGTCACCAGAAGTCATATCTAAAGCTACTACTCCTAGCATTGAAGAACTCCATGATAACATGAAGGCTCTATCAGATAAACTCTCAGAGGCTCTTGTTAACCTCCGTGCAAAGGAGGACTTGGTGAAGCAGCATGCTAAAGTGGCTGAGGAAGCTGTCTCAG GATGGGAGAAGGCTGAAGCTGAAGTACTAGTACTAAAAAGACGTGCTGAGGCACTAACCCAAGAAAACTTGGCCCTTGAAGAACGGGTTGGAAATCTTGACAGCGCACTAAAAGAGTGTTTGAGACAGCTTCGACAAGCAAAAGAAGAACAAGAACAGAAGATTAATGAGGCTGTTGCGCATAAAATTGTTGAATGGGAATCAGCAAAAGCTGAACTTGAGAATCAGCTTGTCAACCTTCAGACTAAACTTCAAAATGCCGAAACAGAGGCTGTTACCTCTACGTTTCCCGATCTTTGCATTAAACTTGAAGCTGcagaaaacaaaaatgcagtTCTCAAACTTGAGCTTCTTTCCAAAGACAAGGAATTGAAACTGAGGACATCTGAGAGGGATCTCAGCGTCCATGCTGCTGAAACAGCTAGTAAGCAACATCTGGAGAGCATCAAGAAGGTAGCTAGGCTTGAAGCAGAATGCCGTAGGTTAAAGATGCTGAACCGCAAAGGTGCAACTGTTAATGATCACAGATCTTTAGCATCCTTCACTGATAGTCTATCAGATTGTGGGGACAGGCTATCAGCAGTTGACAATGAGAGCTGCAAAATGAGTGGTTTGGAGCTGAATGATTATGAGCCAGGCCTGTCTGATTTGAGTGCATCTATTTCAATATCAGAACTAAATCAGTTTAAGAATGAGAAACCTCTTGGAAGAAACTTCATGGTCCCTTCTGACGAGCTTCATCTCATGAATGATTTTCTTGAAATGGAGAGGCTTGCTGCTCTACCGGAAGCAGAGGAGGAAAGCTGCCCTGACTCTGGAAGTGACAATAGGGTGAACATTTTAAAAACTGAACTTGAAGCCATGATTAATCGAACTGCGGAGCTGGAGGAAAAGTTGGAGAAGATGGAAGAGGAGAAAGTTCAATTAAAAATGTCTCTAACTGAGTGTCAACATCAACTTGAGGCATCAAGATATCAATTAGAGGAAACGGAGACAAAGTTGACAGAGTTAAGAATTCAACTAGTTATGGCAAATGAAGGTAGGAGAACAGTTGAGGCTGAAGTTGAGTCTACCAACAAACAGCTTGAGAAATTCATGGAGGAGATAGCAAAAGCAGAAGTTACTATACTAGACCTCAAATCTGAGTTAAGCATGGCAAATGAAGCAAAAAGTGCTGCTGAGATGGACGTCAAGGCTACCAGTGAAAAACTTATGAAATCAACTAAACTTTTGGAGGAAACAGAGATCAATTTGTCCGAGGTTTCTGCTCAGCTAGCTAATGCAAataaatcaaacaagaagacagaGGCTGAACTTGAAGCCACAAACATCAAGAAAGAAGTTGCAGAGTCAAGAGTCAAAGCTTTGCAACTTGAGCTTCAGATGCTGCGATCAAGCATCTGTAATTTGGAAGAAGATATTCAGAAAGAACGTGCTCTGTCAGATGAAGCTTTTGCAAATTGTCAGAAACTGAATGCTGAGATCTTACAATTAAAATCTAAATCTCAGCTTTGGAAAGCAGCAACTACTGGAGAGGTCAAAATAAATCAG GAGAAGGAATTAGCACTGGCAGCTAGTAAATTTGCAGAGTGCCAAAAAACAATTGCTTCTCTTGGTCAGCAGTTAAGTTCTCTTGCAAAATTTGAAGATTTCTTTATTGATTCAGGGATACCAATTGAGATCAGTTAA